AAAATATCCAATTGAAAATGGTGCATTACTTTGGATAAAAGCATACTAAAATGCATATAAGCGATGGAATAATCAGTATTGAAGTAGCAACTGTTAGTGCAGTTGCTACTTTAGCTTTTTGCGTTTACTCATTTAAAAACTTAACAAATGAAAAAATAGCTTTAGTTGCTTCAATGAGTGCTTTGTTTTTTGTAACTTCATTTATTCACATTCCTTTTGGAGTTACTCAAATACATCTTATGCTTATAGGTTTTATTGGTATTTTTTTAGGAAGTTTAGCTTTTATTAGTATTGCTATTGCTTTGATACTTCAAGCTTTACTTTTAGGTTTTGGAGGAATTAGCTCTCTTGGAGCAAATATTTTAGTTATGGCACTTCCAGCGTATTTAGTATATTTGATATTTAAACTAGAAATTTTAAAAAAATTAAATGAAAAAGTTAAATTCTTTTTAGTTGGATTTTTAGGAGTTTTTATCTCAAGTTTACTTTTATTTACTGTTTTAGTTTTTTCAAAAGATGAATATCTAGCTGTTGCTTATTCTATAATTGCAGTAAATATTCCTACTATGATTTTAGAAGGAATAGTAACTATGTTTTTACTACTTTATATCAAAAAAAGTATGCCAAAACTTTTAAAGGAAACAAGTTTATGAAGAAGTTTTTATTAATATCAATCATTCCTATTTTTCTATTTGCACATAAAATAAATCTATTTTTAGATTATGAAAATGGAAATCTATTTATCAATTCATATTTTGCAAATGCAAAAGGTTGTATAAACTGTAAGTTTGAGATAAAAGATAAAGATGGAAATCTTATATTTTCTGATGTTTTAAATGAAAATGGCGAGTACAATTACAAAACAAATATCGAAGAACTTACTGTTTTAGTTGATGCAGGAGCAGGGCATATAGTTTCAAAAGAGGTAAAAGAGACTATAAAAGATGAAAAAGTTGAAGTTAATAGCAATGATGAAATAAATAAACTTCAAGAAGAGAATAGACAACTAAAAAATCATATCAAAGTTTTAGAAGAACAACTAAACTATTTTGAGATTTTTAAAGTTATTTTTGGGCTTATTTTAATAGCATTAATTTTTATTTTTCTAAAAAGAGTTAAACGTTGAGATTTAATCCTGCTATTTCACTTATTTGTGCTTTTATTTTTACTTTAGGTGCAAGTTTTTCTAACTTTAATATATATTTTTTATTACCTATAATTTTTTTAGTAGCTGTTAATTTTTCTAACTCTTTAGAAGTTTTAAAAAAGCTACTATTTTTAAATCTATTTATTTTTACAATTTTTATTTTTGTTTGGTTTCAAGCTGATTTTTATGAAGCTATAAATATCTATTTACGAACAAATATCATCATATTTTTTAACTTATTGCTGTTTTTTGACTCAAAAGGTTTGGATATTATAAGAGGATTCTTTTTACTTAAATTTCCAAAAAAATTCATAAGTGCATTTTATTTTACTTGGAAGATGATAATAGAACTTCAAAATGAGTTCAAAAATATCAAAATATCTTTGGTTTCAAGAAATTTTAGTAATAAAACTAGCCTTTTTACCTATCAAACTTATGGTAATATTTTGGGCTTACTTTTTATAAAATCTATGCAAAAAGCACAAAATCTAAAAGATAGTTTTGATTTAAGAGGTTTTAATGGAGAGATTTATCTAAATAGTGATTTTTCTTTGTCAAAATATGACTATGTTTTACTATTTATTACAATATTTACTTTAATTTTAAAGGTTTTTTTATGAGTTGTTCAATCACACTTAAAAATGTTTCATATAAAAATGAAAATACTATTTTATTTGAAAATATAAATCTAAATGTAGGACACGAAGAAAAAATAGCAATCATAGGCTCAAATGGAGTTGGCAAAAGTACACTTTTAAAAATCATCGCAGGAATTGAAAGCTGTTTTGATGGAACTTTAGAACTTTTTCACAATCCTATAAAATCAAAAAATGACTATAAAAAGTTTCGTTTTGAAGTTGGATATTTACCTCAAGATATTAGTAGCTTTTTTTTATGTCCAACTGTTATTGAAGATGTGATGTTTAGCTTAAGAACTTTAGGAACTTGCAAAGATGAAGCAAGAACAAAAGCTTTAGAAATATTAAAAGAGTTAGATATTTTACACTTAGAAAATAGGGTTATTTACGAGTTAAGTGGAGGTGAACAAAAGATAGTTGCACTTGCTGGAATACTTATAAAAAATCCAAAAATCTTGCTTTTAGATGAACCTACAAATGCTTTAGATGAACAAACTCAAAATAAAATAATAGATATTTTAAACTCACAAAAAAAATCTATGATTATCATCTCTCATCATAAATCTTTTATAGAAAAACTTGCTCCTACTATTTATAAACTTGAAAATGAGTTGTTACACAAAATTTAATAAAAATAAACTACTCTTAATTATAATCAAAGTATTATTTTTTCATACTCAAAAATTAAAATTATAAGGGAATTATGAAAAAATTATATATTATAAAATGTGGTTCAACTTTTGAATCTATAAAAAGTGAGTTTTATGATTTTGAAGATTGGATTATAAATAAGTTTGAAAATAAAAATATAGATGTATCAGTTATTGATGCTCAAAAAAGTGCTATTTTACCAACTCTTACTAAAACAGATGCAGTTATTTTAACAGGTTCTCATAGTATGGTTACAGATGAAGAAACTTGGAGTTTAGAACTTGAAAAATGGTTAGAAGATGTGGTAAATAAAGAAATCCCACTTTTAGCTATTTGTTATGGACACCAACTTCTAGCAAAAAGTTTAGGAGGAGTTTCTGGTTATCATAAAGCTGGTATGGAGATTGGAACAGTTGAGATAAACTTAGATGAAAATGCTAAAAATGACACTATTTTTTCAAAACTTGAAAATAGTTTCAAAGCTCATACTATACATTCTCAAACAGTTTTAGAACTTCCAAAAGGTGCTATTAGATTGGCTTCAAATAGCCATGATAAAAATCATAGTTTTAAAGTTGGAAGTTGTGCTTGGGGAGTTCAGTTTCATCCTGAATTTGATAAAAATGTTATGAGTTTATATATAAAAGAAGTTTCTAAAAAAAAGGATATCAATAGTGAAAAACTTTTAAATCAAGTAGATGATACTTATATTGCAACTTCTATATTAAAAGAGTTTGAAAAACTATTTTTATGATAAAACTCTTCTAATTAGTTTTTAATATATATCCATAATTTACGATATTTTCAATATTCAAATTAGGAACTTTATTTTTAAGTCTAGAAACTATATCTCTTATAGTTGATGATGATACATTTGTTGAATGCCAAATATATTCTCTCATAACATCATAAGAGACATTTTGATTTAAGTTATGGCAAAAAAAGTCTAATAAAACTAGCTCTTTTTTTGTCAAATCAAAAACTTTACCATTTCTTGTGAGTGTTTTTGTATCAAAGTTATAAGAATAATCTTCATTTATTCGTACTATACTTGATTTGTCATCTATGCTTTTATTAGTTTTTTCATTAAATCGACTTAAGATTTTTATAGCTACATTTATTGTAGCTTCAACTTCTTGAGAACTAAAAGGTTTAACTAAATATCCAAAAACATTACTCTCTTTTGCTTCATTTATGGTATCTGCATCTGCGTAAGCAGTAGTGTAAACTATCGGTATAAAAGAGTTTTTATTTATCAATTTAGCTAGTTTTATACCATCTAAATTACCTTCTATATTTATATCCATTAAAATTAAATCAATTTTATTATTTTTTACACTTTCTAAACAACCTTGCGAATTTTTAGCTTCAAAAATATTTTTAAAATTTAGTGAAATAAGAATATTTTTTAAATATTCAGAAGCTATGATTTCATCTTCTACAATCAATATATTATAATTCTCAAATTTCATAATTTCCTCTTATTTCAAATGATAACATAAAAATATTTCCTTCATTAAAGTAGTTTTCATATTTGCAATTAGCCAATTTAGAAGCAAAGTCTTTCACAAGCTTCAATCCCAAACCTTCTTCTACTTCTTGAAGATTAAAACCTGCACCATTATCTTTTATCTCAAGAACATATTTGTTATTTTGTTTTTTTAAAGACAAAGAAATAACTATATCTTCCGAGTTCTTATGATGTTTTATACTATTGTTTATTATTTCATTTATTATGATACTCAAAGAGATTATTTCGTCAAGTTCTAGGTGTAAATCTTCGATAATAGAACTGATATTTATTTTACTATTTGTGTAGGAGTGACTTATATTTTGGATAATGTCTTTTAAATAGTCTTTTACTTTTATTTTTTTCAAATCTTTTGAAGTATATAAAAGATATTCGTGAATTTTTGACATAGATTTTATACGATTCATTAGTTCTGAAAATATATCTGTATTTTTGTGTTTTTGACTTTCAAAATGCAAAATACCAATAATCATATGAAAGTTATTTTTTACTCTATGTAAAATCTCTTTTAGTAAAAGTTCTCTTTCCTTTAAAAGATTTGAAAGTTTGTTATTTGTAAGTGTTAGTTCATCTGTTCTTTTTATAACTTCATTTTTTAAGATATTTTCTTGATTGATTTTGATATTTATAAGTTCTTCTTGCGATTGTATTTCTTTATTTTTCATATCGTTATATCTACTTATTATCATAATAGAAAAGATTATATTTTCCAAAGTTGTAGCAAAAACTAAACCATATCTAGTTAGATTTGTATATCCAAGTTTTCCTTGTATCATAAGTAAAAATAGCATTGCTAAACAAAAATATAAAAGTAGAGCCAAAGTATAGTAAACACTTTTTTTGTGTCCTTTAAAATAAAGATATATAGATAAAGGTAAAAAAACAACGATTATTAGTAATGACATTATATTTAAGATTTGATTCCAAGGTTGATAATCAAAAATAAGTATAAAACCTATTAAAAAATATGGAATAGAAAACAGTCTTAAATATTTATGATATTTACTTAAGTATTTTTTAGTATTTAGATATTCAAGCGAAAAAAGGATCAAAAAACCTTCTAAAAATGCCGCAGATGATTGAAGAACATAGATATACTCTTCAAGATTTACAAAAGATAACAAACCACTCATTTTGATTAGATATATAATATTGAAAAATGTATATCCTGAATAATAGTAATAAATCTTTTCTCTTAAAGATATCCATAATCCTAGACTAAAAATAAGTATTATAGATGTTGTGCCAAATATAAGTAAATAAATATTATTCATATCAAGAAAGCTGTTTATTTTAAAATAGTTCTCTTTTAAAATTGAAACTTTTCCAAAATATGAATATTTTCCATTTAATAAAATAAAAATCTCATATTTACTATTTTTTTCAAGATTTAGTTTAAATGATAGTTTGTTGTATCTAACTTCTCTTTTTTCAAGTGGTAAAAATAAACCATTATTTATTTCTATCAATTTTCCGTCTTTTTTATAATATAAATTTGCTTTTTCATAAAAAGTTTCATTTAATGTCAAAATAAAATCTTCATTATCACTTTGATTAAATAAGTTTATTTTTAGCCAAACATTTTGTTTTGAATAGCCCAAAG
The nucleotide sequence above comes from Arcobacter lacus. Encoded proteins:
- a CDS encoding glutamine amidotransferase, yielding MKKLYIIKCGSTFESIKSEFYDFEDWIINKFENKNIDVSVIDAQKSAILPTLTKTDAVILTGSHSMVTDEETWSLELEKWLEDVVNKEIPLLAICYGHQLLAKSLGGVSGYHKAGMEIGTVEINLDENAKNDTIFSKLENSFKAHTIHSQTVLELPKGAIRLASNSHDKNHSFKVGSCAWGVQFHPEFDKNVMSLYIKEVSKKKDINSEKLLNQVDDTYIATSILKEFEKLFL
- a CDS encoding response regulator; protein product: MKFENYNILIVEDEIIASEYLKNILISLNFKNIFEAKNSQGCLESVKNNKIDLILMDINIEGNLDGIKLAKLINKNSFIPIVYTTAYADADTINEAKESNVFGYLVKPFSSQEVEATINVAIKILSRFNEKTNKSIDDKSSIVRINEDYSYNFDTKTLTRNGKVFDLTKKELVLLDFFCHNLNQNVSYDVMREYIWHSTNVSSSTIRDIVSRLKNKVPNLNIENIVNYGYILKTN
- the cbiM gene encoding cobalt transporter CbiM — protein: MHISDGIISIEVATVSAVATLAFCVYSFKNLTNEKIALVASMSALFFVTSFIHIPFGVTQIHLMLIGFIGIFLGSLAFISIAIALILQALLLGFGGISSLGANILVMALPAYLVYLIFKLEILKKLNEKVKFFLVGFLGVFISSLLLFTVLVFSKDEYLAVAYSIIAVNIPTMILEGIVTMFLLLYIKKSMPKLLKETSL
- a CDS encoding energy-coupling factor ABC transporter ATP-binding protein, with the protein product MSCSITLKNVSYKNENTILFENINLNVGHEEKIAIIGSNGVGKSTLLKIIAGIESCFDGTLELFHNPIKSKNDYKKFRFEVGYLPQDISSFFLCPTVIEDVMFSLRTLGTCKDEARTKALEILKELDILHLENRVIYELSGGEQKIVALAGILIKNPKILLLDEPTNALDEQTQNKIIDILNSQKKSMIIISHHKSFIEKLAPTIYKLENELLHKI
- a CDS encoding energy-coupling factor transporter transmembrane component T family protein → MRFNPAISLICAFIFTLGASFSNFNIYFLLPIIFLVAVNFSNSLEVLKKLLFLNLFIFTIFIFVWFQADFYEAINIYLRTNIIIFFNLLLFFDSKGLDIIRGFFLLKFPKKFISAFYFTWKMIIELQNEFKNIKISLVSRNFSNKTSLFTYQTYGNILGLLFIKSMQKAQNLKDSFDLRGFNGEIYLNSDFSLSKYDYVLLFITIFTLILKVFL
- a CDS encoding 7TM diverse intracellular signaling domain-containing protein, which codes for MRKFFIIFFIFLSFLYAKDLTLNLDNQTAVYDNFKIEYFFDKTELLTINDLEKKEFENVSKNSFSLGYSKQNVWLKINLFNQSDNEDFILTLNETFYEKANLYYKKDGKLIEINNGLFLPLEKREVRYNKLSFKLNLEKNSKYEIFILLNGKYSYFGKVSILKENYFKINSFLDMNNIYLLIFGTTSIILIFSLGLWISLREKIYYYYSGYTFFNIIYLIKMSGLLSFVNLEEYIYVLQSSAAFLEGFLILFSLEYLNTKKYLSKYHKYLRLFSIPYFLIGFILIFDYQPWNQILNIMSLLIIVVFLPLSIYLYFKGHKKSVYYTLALLLYFCLAMLFLLMIQGKLGYTNLTRYGLVFATTLENIIFSIMIISRYNDMKNKEIQSQEELINIKINQENILKNEVIKRTDELTLTNNKLSNLLKERELLLKEILHRVKNNFHMIIGILHFESQKHKNTDIFSELMNRIKSMSKIHEYLLYTSKDLKKIKVKDYLKDIIQNISHSYTNSKINISSIIEDLHLELDEIISLSIIINEIINNSIKHHKNSEDIVISLSLKKQNNKYVLEIKDNGAGFNLQEVEEGLGLKLVKDFASKLANCKYENYFNEGNIFMLSFEIRGNYEI